The window ATTTGTGGAGCATTCTTTGCTAAAAGACTATGTCCAAATTGGATCATATTCTGATCATTGATACCCAACAAGTTAAATAAAGTTGGTCTAACATCAATCTCTCCACCATATGTATGATTAATACCGCCTTTAAGTCCTGGCATATGGAACATTAAAGGCACACGCTGAAATTGTAAATTATCAAAATTATTAAAGCTATCTTTATTCAGCAATTGTGCCGAAGCCTTATGGTGATTCCCTGAAATTCCATAATGATCACCATAAAGCATGATTAGAGTATTTTTCTCCAATCCTGACTTTTTAAGATAACTCATAAGTTCTCCAATAGCTTCATCAAGATAATGGGCTGTTTGTACATATCCATCTACCGTCTTATCACCAGTATCTGTTTTATCAATTGACTGATTTTTCTTGTCTAAATCATAAGGATAGTGATTTGTTACAGTAATCATCTTCAAATAAAAAGGTTGCGGTAAATGTTCCATGTATTTAATGGACTGATCAAAAAAGAGCTTATCTTTAATTCCATATCCTAAATAATACCCTTTCTTATTTTGATAATAAGATAAAGGCATAAAGTAATCATACCCAAAGGATTTATAAGCATTATCACGATTCCAGAATGATCCTGCACCACCATGCATAACTGCACTTGTATAGCCAGCTTGTTGTCCTAAGATAGCTGGAGCACTTTCAAAAGTATTAGACGTTCCATAGCTTGACATTGCTGAGCCTGATTGTAAACCGAAAATAGAATTTTCTAACATCATTTCAGCATCTGATGTCTTTCCTTGGCCTACTTGATTAAAGAAATTATCGAAGCTGATTGTATCATTTGCATGATAGAGCTTATTCAAGTTGGGAGTAACTTCTTTTCCATGCCACTTATAATCAATTAAAAATTGTTGGAAACTTTCTAAGTGAATAACCAATACATTTTTATTTTTAGCTACACCATAATATTCAGGGTTCGGAGCAATATAGTTCTTTTTAATATAGGATTGAACAGTTTTTAAATCACTATGATTTGCTTTTGCCATAATCGCATTACTTTGAGCTGTTTTTACACCATCATAAACAGCAAAAGAATTTAATCCTAAATATTTGACAATATAATTATTATCAAAAGTTCTTGTGAGCAAACCAGGTCTGTCTTTTTGCGCCATAGTTAGATTTGTACCAATCAATACTACAGCTAATCCTTCAATTAAAAGAGAAATCTTTAGCTTTAAGCGGCGAACATCAATCTTAAAAACTTTAAAAGCTATTAATAAAACAATAATAACTACATCCAAAAATACTAAAAAATCAGTACCTTTAGTAATTCCAGCAATACTCTTTCCCAAATTATCTGAAGTAGATCCAGAAGTTTTAATAATGGATGTAGATAAGAAATCGGAAAATTCTCGATAATACAAAATATTCGAAAATAACCACAAAGATAATAGAAAATCAATTATGACCATAATCCAATATGACTTTCTACCCTTAAAAAATAATCCGATTCCAATTAATAGCATGGCTGTTGGTAGTGGATTAATCAATAGCAAAAACTTCTGCATTGGTCCCACTACTCCCAAATTAAACTTAGTTATATAAGTTAAGTATGTCTTAACCCAGAAAAATACTACAACTACGGTAAAAAAGCCTAATTTGGTTTTAGTTAACCAATTATATGATGCTTTTAGGCGTCCCATTTAAGTCCTCCTCAACTTTGTTCTTTCATGATATTACTACTAAAAAATGGTTTTGATAAATTAAAATAGTAAATTTAAGGAATTTTAATGACTTTTTACTTTTTTCGGCTTAAATAGCCACCCAAATATTCCTAGAATCATTCCAAAAAAGTAAGTGGTAAAGCGCCACAAAAACATCCCTAAGGTTAATAATATATTTGAATGAATAAAGGTAGAAAATAAAGTCTGAAAACTAAATTCAGCTCCACCTGATGCACCTGGAATTGGAACAATCGCCATAAACATAATAATCATAATATTCATCTGTGTTACTTCTAACCAAGAAGGAGTTAAATTTAAAGCCAGTAAAATTAAATATGGAATCGAATAAAAGCATAGCAATTGCCCAATAGTCAAAATACTTGCACCAAGTAATTTTTTCTTTTCACGTTTTAAATTTTGACCTTCTGCGTAAAAAGTTTCAATTTTCTCCATAGTATTTTTACGCCACTTTTCAACAGTATTCTTATTCATGAATCTTTCTAATAAATTCATCAGCCAATTAGTTGCATTTTTTGTCCATCGATAGGCAAACATAATAGCTAATAAAAATATTATTGAACTAACATGAAGAATAAAACCAATTAAGATAAACAAAGCTAACCCAGAAAATTTGGTTATTACCATATGAAAACCAAAAATAATTGTTGAAACATAGGCAAACAAAACGCAAATCTGATAAATAATAAACTTCATCAGTAAAATTGAAGTAGCACGTCCGCCTTCTATTCCCATTTGAATCATTGCTACTAATTGTGAAGGCTGGCCCCCAGTAGATAAAGGCGTTATGGCATTAAAAAGTGCTTGAATAATTGGAATTCTAAAAAAAGACCATGCAGAGCGATGAGGCTCCCCTTTTTTATGCTCTAAAATCCAAATAATTGCGGCTTCACAGGCATAAGATAGAACCATTACCAAAAGAACTAGTAATAAAAAGCTTATATTTAATTTCTTGCTAGCTCCCCATAATGCTTTAATTGGCGTTTTTCTTAATTCTTGCCAAATAACAAAACCACTAATCAGAAGAACAATTAGCATTCCAATAAAATGTTTTTTGTTCATTACTTAATTTGCCCTAACTTTCTACCAATTTCATATTGCTCCATATAAAAGTCGTACCAGATTTTAGCGAGATGGTCTTCTGAATACTCTTGACTTGCCTCAGCAGACAATTTTTGATATTTTTTCATTTTTTCTGGATTTGATACTACAGATTTAATTTGAGCATTTAACTCCTCAAAGTTTCTGCCCTTCATATAATATCCATCAATAATAGCTTGATATAAGTCCAAATCACGCAATAATACAGGAGTATTACATGAAAAAGCTTCTAAAACAGACATTGGAAAAAGTTCATCGAAAGATGGCAGTAAGAACAGATCAGCAATATTTAAATAACTGACTAATTCTTCTCGTGGCACAATCCCTGTGAATTTTAAATTCTTAGGTGGATTATCAATTATTTTTTTAAAGTGTGCATATCCATCCGTCATTTTTCCAAATGAAAAGCCACCAGCCCAAATAAATTGAATATTTGGATTTGCTTCGGCTAATTTAACGAAATCATCTACGCCCTTTCTTTCTTGAACTTGTCCATCTCCGACAATTACAAATTTATCTAAAGGGATATTCAATTTATTTCTAAATGCATTTTTTTGAACTTGACTCTGCTCATAAAATTCACTTTTAGCTACAAAATTGGGTATGTATTTTACCTTTTTTTCATTAATACCGTATTTTACTAGTTTATCAATAAAGATCGGGTTGACTACTACTATTTGATCCATTCTTTTATAAAAATCAATTACATATTTATAAAAAATATTTTTTGCTGGCCCAGGTAGTTTAACAGAACCCTCTAAGGTTTCCGGTAAAAAATGTACATATCCAATTTTCCTACCTCTACTAGGTAAAAAGCTGTTAGCAAAATATGTAGGATTAATTGTATGATAATGTGTTAAATCACTTCTTCCATATTTATTGATAGTTACATAAAATTCATCTACTAATCTTGTTCTAAGTAAACGAATTAGCTCTTTATACGCTGATCCCACGCCTTGACCTTGAACAGAGTCAGCTTGAGAAAACATATTAATTCTAATCATAATTTACCTCAGTCTTTTGTTTATTTTGAATTGCTTCTTGATAAAAAGCTTCTATTTTACGTGCAAACGTAGCTGCTGACACGTCTATTAACTTTTTCTCTTTTAAATCTTTAGGAATAATGAATTGATTTGCTTTTAGATAATCAATAATTTCATTCGTCATTTCACTTTTTGTTGTAAATGTACTCCCAAGCTCTCTATTATCAAAAACATGCTCAGTATAATCAGTACTATAAACAACACATTTAGTACCAGCAGCTAGAGCCTCAATATATGTCAAGCCCTGCGTTTCAGTATCACTAGCTGATACAAATAAATCTGCCATTCGATAATAATTCCCTACGTCACTGTGCTCAACACTACCAGCAAAAATGACATAATCTTCTAATGAAAGTCTTGCAACTTGATCTTTTAAAGGTTGCACATCTGGACCATCTCCAGCAATTACAAATTTTACATTTGGTTCATTTTCTAAAACTGTCGGTAATACATCCAGAATTTGATCTATTTTCTTTTCTGCAGCTACACGACTCAGAGTAAGGATAACTTTCTGATTCGAATCTATTCCTAGTTCTTTTCTTACATTTCGTCGTGGATTTTCATTAATAGCAGTCAAATCTACTCCGGTCGGAATTACCCGCATAGGAATAGTAACCCCATATCGTGTTAATGTTTCTTTAACGCGTTCACTAGGTGCAACCACTCCATCCATATTATGCAAATAAGCTTTGGTGAATTGCTTTACATGATATGGTTTCAGTAAATGTCCATTTAAAACATAGTGCAAATAATCTTCGTACATAGTGTGGTACGTATGAATAGCGGGAATACCTAAAGAATGTGCAACATATTTTCCAATCATACCCATTGAAAATTCTGTTTGTGTATGAACAATATCAAGCTTTACTTCTTTGGCAATTTTAGTAGCCTGAAAAAGTCCTCGAAATGCTATCCTTCTATCCGTAAAAGAAACAAAAGGAACGCTGCTAACTCTAAAAACATTAGGTTCAATAGTTCCTTTTCCCAAATGAGGGTCTGTTGTAGTAAAAATAAAAACAGAGTGTCCATTTTTTTCAAGAGCATTTTTTAATGTTTGGATTGAAGTTGCTACCCCAGAAAGCTGAGGAAAATAAGTATCGGTAAATAGCCCAATATTCATGTAAAATACCTCCATTAAAGACCATTATAAAGTTAGTAGAAAGGAGTTGCAATTTTGGATAAAAAAAAGACGTGAGAATCAACTCACGTCTTTTTGCCAGAATGTCTGAATAAATAGCGGTGATCGGGGTCGAACCGATACGTCCCAGGGGACACCAGATTTTGAGTCTGACGCGTCTGCCAATTCCGCCACACCGCCATAAATGAAATTAATCAGGAAATTCAGGCGAAGGCGGTGATCGGATTTGAACCGATGATTAGGGTTTTGCAGACCCGTGCCTTACCACTTGGCTACACCGCCAACCTCTGATCATTAACAAATTGGGATAGTTGGATTCGAACCAACGCATGATGAAGTCAAAGTCCATTGCCTTACCACTTGGCTATATCCCAATGTTAGGGCGGAATGTGGGGATCGAACCCACGCATGCCGGATCCACAAACCGGTGTGTTAACCACTTCACCAATTCCGCCATAATATTAAAAACAGGGATAGTAGGAATTGAACCCACACTAGCGGTTTTGGAGACCGATGTACTACCTTTATACGATATCCCTATTTAAATGGAGGCCAGTGGATTCGAACCACCGAACTCAGAGAGAGCGGTTTTACAGACCGCCGCGTTTAGCCACTTCGCTAGGCCTCCAGAATGGCGCGAGACGGAATCGAACCGCCGACACAAGGAGCTTCAATCCTTTGCTCTACCAACTGAGCTATCGAGCCATTACGGTCCCTACCGGATTCGGACCGGTGATCTCCTCCGTGACAGGGAGGCGTGATAACCACTACACTAAGGGACCATATTGCGGGAATAGGATTTGAACCTATGACCTTCGGGTTATGAGCCCGACGAGCTACCAGACTGCTCCATCCCGCGATGATTAAGGAGGATGTGGGATTCGGACCCACGCGCGGGCAGAACCCGCCTGACGGTTTTCAAGACCGTTCCCTTCAGCCGGACTTGGGTAATCCTCCATTTATACCATCTTTAATATGGTAATGACCCGTACGAGATTTGAACTCATGTTACCGCCGTGAAAGGGCGGTGTCTTAACCACTTGACCAACGGGTCGTTTTTTAACGTACTTATTAATCATACTCTATTTATAAAGTGATGTCAACAAGTTTTTATTTTTTTGATGCGTTGTTTTGTGTTACTCTCCGCATCAGCAATAACTATATTACTAAAAACACTCAGTTGATGCAACCCCTAATTTGAACTTTTTTTCTTTTATTGCATTTTTACTCTCTGTTATTTAACAAAGGTGCTACACTGAGCATATATGGAGGTATGTTATGTCTAGTAAAAGATGTATTATTGACAATAAAAGCAGCAAAAAACTATTAAAGTTAGCTGATGGAAACTTAATTTGCGAAGATCATGCGAAATTAACACCTTGGCAAAAAGAAGAATTAATTGAAAAAGATGCTAATCAAGTTAATGAGTATATAGATAATCTGACCAATAAATATTTGACCGAACATGGAGTTAAAAATACTGAATCATCCTATAAGTCTCTTCTTCACAAAACTGCTGAAAGTGATTTACTAGAAGGAGTTTCGCCAGAAGAGACTTTAAAACTACAAAACTGGATCTTAATTAAGCAAAACAATGAAATTATTCGTTTACTTAAAGATTTAAAAACTAAAAATAAATAAATTATTTTTATATTGAGATTATCCTACTAAATCTTCAGATTGATGAAATCCTTGATTTAGCGGGATTTTTATTTTTAGCAAAAATCTAAATCTAAAGTCAACTAAAAATGATCTTTTTCTCAAGATGCTTTTATTAAGCTCTAAATATACTGACTAACATACTTTTAAAAAGACATATATAACTAATTTAGGGTTTTGCTTTAGTTTTTAAGGTAAATATACTCAAAATATGCAAAATTTTTCTAATAATTAAATTTATCCTTATACAAAAATCGATACTATCACATGCATAATCTCTTTTTCTTGAAATAAAAAAAGTACATTGGAAACTCCAATGTACTTAATGCAAAGCGGAGATTGAGA of the Lactobacillus gasseri ATCC 33323 = JCM 1131 genome contains:
- a CDS encoding LTA synthase family protein: MGRLKASYNWLTKTKLGFFTVVVVFFWVKTYLTYITKFNLGVVGPMQKFLLLINPLPTAMLLIGIGLFFKGRKSYWIMVIIDFLLSLWLFSNILYYREFSDFLSTSIIKTSGSTSDNLGKSIAGITKGTDFLVFLDVVIIVLLIAFKVFKIDVRRLKLKISLLIEGLAVVLIGTNLTMAQKDRPGLLTRTFDNNYIVKYLGLNSFAVYDGVKTAQSNAIMAKANHSDLKTVQSYIKKNYIAPNPEYYGVAKNKNVLVIHLESFQQFLIDYKWHGKEVTPNLNKLYHANDTISFDNFFNQVGQGKTSDAEMMLENSIFGLQSGSAMSSYGTSNTFESAPAILGQQAGYTSAVMHGGAGSFWNRDNAYKSFGYDYFMPLSYYQNKKGYYLGYGIKDKLFFDQSIKYMEHLPQPFYLKMITVTNHYPYDLDKKNQSIDKTDTGDKTVDGYVQTAHYLDEAIGELMSYLKKSGLEKNTLIMLYGDHYGISGNHHKASAQLLNKDSFNNFDNLQFQRVPLMFHMPGLKGGINHTYGGEIDVRPTLFNLLGINDQNMIQFGHSLLAKNAPQIVAQRNGDFITPKYSKVEGSYYYTKSGKRVTHPSKKVKAQLASISNTVTTELSLSDRVITGNLLRFYKPNGFKYVKRKNYTYKKADSLKRLKKAEKKSKNSVWYKNGKKSTQSDFKTDAPELKK
- a CDS encoding lysylphosphatidylglycerol synthase transmembrane domain-containing protein; the encoded protein is MNKKHFIGMLIVLLISGFVIWQELRKTPIKALWGASKKLNISFLLLVLLVMVLSYACEAAIIWILEHKKGEPHRSAWSFFRIPIIQALFNAITPLSTGGQPSQLVAMIQMGIEGGRATSILLMKFIIYQICVLFAYVSTIIFGFHMVITKFSGLALFILIGFILHVSSIIFLLAIMFAYRWTKNATNWLMNLLERFMNKNTVEKWRKNTMEKIETFYAEGQNLKREKKKLLGASILTIGQLLCFYSIPYLILLALNLTPSWLEVTQMNIMIIMFMAIVPIPGASGGAEFSFQTLFSTFIHSNILLTLGMFLWRFTTYFFGMILGIFGWLFKPKKVKSH
- a CDS encoding glycosyltransferase family 4 protein: MIRINMFSQADSVQGQGVGSAYKELIRLLRTRLVDEFYVTINKYGRSDLTHYHTINPTYFANSFLPSRGRKIGYVHFLPETLEGSVKLPGPAKNIFYKYVIDFYKRMDQIVVVNPIFIDKLVKYGINEKKVKYIPNFVAKSEFYEQSQVQKNAFRNKLNIPLDKFVIVGDGQVQERKGVDDFVKLAEANPNIQFIWAGGFSFGKMTDGYAHFKKIIDNPPKNLKFTGIVPREELVSYLNIADLFLLPSFDELFPMSVLEAFSCNTPVLLRDLDLYQAIIDGYYMKGRNFEELNAQIKSVVSNPEKMKKYQKLSAEASQEYSEDHLAKIWYDFYMEQYEIGRKLGQIK
- a CDS encoding glycosyltransferase family 4 protein, with protein sequence MNIGLFTDTYFPQLSGVATSIQTLKNALEKNGHSVFIFTTTDPHLGKGTIEPNVFRVSSVPFVSFTDRRIAFRGLFQATKIAKEVKLDIVHTQTEFSMGMIGKYVAHSLGIPAIHTYHTMYEDYLHYVLNGHLLKPYHVKQFTKAYLHNMDGVVAPSERVKETLTRYGVTIPMRVIPTGVDLTAINENPRRNVRKELGIDSNQKVILTLSRVAAEKKIDQILDVLPTVLENEPNVKFVIAGDGPDVQPLKDQVARLSLEDYVIFAGSVEHSDVGNYYRMADLFVSASDTETQGLTYIEALAAGTKCVVYSTDYTEHVFDNRELGSTFTTKSEMTNEIIDYLKANQFIIPKDLKEKKLIDVSAATFARKIEAFYQEAIQNKQKTEVNYD